The genomic DNA AGCGGACATGATCGCGCAGGTCGTCGATGAGGGCCGCATGCCGCCGTGGTACGCGCACCCGGATTTTGGCACATGGGCGAATGCGCGCACATTGACCGCTTCAGACAGACGCACCATCGTGCAGTGGATCGAGGGCGGCAAACAAACCGGCGACCTCGCCGCAATACCGGCGCCACCGGACTTCCCGACCTCAAAGTGGATCATCGGCGAACCCGACCTGCTGCTCACCGAAGAGGACACGTACGAACTGCCCGCCTCGGGCGTTATCGACTACGTCTACGTGACGCTTCCGTATCAGTTCCCCGAAGACACGTGGGTGCAGCGTATCCAAGTGCAACCGAGCAACCCGAAGGTAGTTCATCATGCAAACGCGTTGTATACCGTACCTCCGGCGGGCTACCAGGACGACAAAAGCTTCCTGACGGGCCGCGTGCCCGGCGGTTCCCCGGCGATCGTCGACAATGGCGTCGCGTTTCTGATTCCAAAAGGCGCCGTGATCACGGTCCAAGTGCACTACGTGACCACGGGCAAGCCGGAGACGAACCGGATCTCGGTGGGTTTCCAGTACGCAAAAGAGACGGTGTGTAAGCAACTCCGGCACAAACTGCTGAGCGCGCGCGGGTTTACGATTCCGCCGGGCCACCCGGCGGCGCCGGTGTCAAAATCCACGGCATTCGAAGAAAACTCGACCGTACTCGGCCTGTTCATTCACATGCACCTGCGCGGTAAGAACTCGACGTTTACCGCGCAGTTCCCGGACGGCAAACTGGAAACGCTGCTTGTGGTCCCGAACTACAGCTTCGACTGGCAATTGGCCTATGTCTATCCGCATGACAGCTTGAAGAAGCTGCCCGCGGGTACAACGCTCGAATGCGCGTCGCAGTTCGACAACAGCGCGTTCAATCCTTTCAATCCCGATCCGACAAAGGCGATCGAGCACGGCCCGCAGACATTTGACGAGATGATGGACGGATACGTGTTCTACACACTGGACAACGAGAACCTGAATATCCAGGTGGACCCGAAGACGGGACAGGAAATTGTCAAGACCGCGGACGCTCGGTAGTGCTTCTCATTTTGGATTCTGAATTTTGGGTTTTGGATTGAAAGAGGGGGCATGCGCCGTCGCGCACGCCCTCGAGCCGTGGCCCGTGCCGATGCGGACGCTGGATGTGTCGTTCGCGAAGCCCGCGGAAAACTTGGCGTACGACGAACTGCTGTTGAATGACGCCGAGGAGGGGCGCGGCACGGACACGCTGCGCATTTGGGAGAGCCCGGTCCCATTTGTCGTGCTTGGCGTGTCGCAGGTGCTGCGCGAGCACGTGCGCGTGGATGCATGCGAACGGGACGGGGTGCGCATCCTGCGCAGGACCTCCGCGGGCGGGTGCGTGTTGCAGGGACCGGGCTGTTTGAACTTCACGCTCGTGCTGTCGCACGAACGCTTTCCCCAGATCGCGACAATTCGCGGATCGTATTGTTTCGTTCTCGGCCGCCTCGCGGCGGCATTGCGCGCGCGCGGCGTGAACGCGTCGCACAAGGGCATATCCGATCTTGCAGTCGGCGGCAAGAAAATCTCGGGCAATGCGCAGCGGCGGCGCAAACTGTTTATCCTCCACCACGGCACGCTGCTCTATGCGATGGACCCCGAACTCATGGAACGTTACCTGACCGAACCGTCCGATCGTCCCCAGTACCGCGGCAACCGCACGCACCGCGGATTCGTGAAATGCCTGCCACTGGATGTGAACGATGCTCGCGCGGTATTTGCGGAGGCATTCGGAGGCGCGCGACCGCAAACTCGCGCCGGCAAGGACGAAATCGAGCAGGTCCGCGAACTTGTCAATGACAGGTTCTCATCGCCGTCATGGGTCAACCGTCGGTAATCGGGCGCGGCCAGCCGGTCGAACTATTCCAACGTGGCCACCAATTCGTGTACTGTGACCGTCTATGCACAATGATTCTTCGATCCGTCGGTATGTCAGCGCCGGGGGAACGGCGGTGTACAAGTTGCCTGTCGAGGCTTTTCCCAACCACGTCACAAACTGTTATCTGGTCCTCACCGATCCCATCACGTTGATCGACGCCGCGTCCGGACAGGAGTCCTCGAACTCGTCGTTGCTCGGTTGTTTCGAGCGGATGCGCAACGAATTTGGCGAAAACGTTGCGTTGAAGGACGTTAAGCGCCTCATCCTCACGCACGGCCACATCGACCATTTCGGCGGGTTGCACTTCGTTGTCGAGGAAAGCGGCGCCGCGATCGGAATTCACGAACTCGACATGAGCGTCATTCGCCACTTCAACGAGCGGCTCGTCGTCACGGCGAAGAACCTGCACATTTTTCTCGAGCGTGCCGGGGTCGGACCCGAGCGCGTAAACAAACTGCTCGAGATGAACAAGTGGTCCAAGGACCTGTTCCGTGCGCGCCCGGTCGATTTCACGTTCGATGAAGGTCCACTTTCCGGTTCGCCGTTCGAGTTGTTCCATGCCCCTGGCCATTGCCCCGGCCAGGTGTGCATCCGCCTCGACGACATCCTGTTTACCGCCGACCACGTGCTCTCGCACATCACGCCCAACCAGTCGCCCGAATTCATCACGCGCTACACGGGCCTTGGCCACTACATGAGCGCGCTCAAGAAAGTGCGTGCACTACCCGGAATTCGCGTCGCGCTCGGCGGACACGAGGACGCGATAGACAACTTTCCGGCGCGCGTGGATGCTTCCATTGCGTTTCATGAAGCGCGGCTCGAGAGGACGCTCGGTCTCTGCAATGAACCACGCACCGTTGCGGAGGTATCGCGCGATCTTTTCGGCGAGCGGAAGGGATATCACGTGCTGCTCGCTTTCCTCGAAACCGGCGCGCACATGGAGTATCTGTACGAGCGCGGGCACCTCGCGGTCGTGAACGTCGAAGAAGTCGATCGGCAATACAATCCCGTGCTGCAATACCAGCGACAGTAGCCTGGGCCCGATTTCTCACGCATGAGTTTTCTGAATCAACTTGTCGAATTGCTTGGGC from Candidatus Hydrogenedentota bacterium includes the following:
- a CDS encoding redoxin domain-containing protein encodes the protein MVRAILVLCAAAIGASGASAKVEIGATVGKFEFKDIRYVTRTLTDLGEAKAYVLVFSSTTCPVAQRYIPKINELARAYSDQGVRFAIVNASPGDTIQQMAYHALEYKIDVPVVKDLDGGVVEAIGATRTPEAALISANGTLLYRGRIDDQYRVSGQQPNLLHDDLKAALDATLAGKPIEAAETPVEGCEITFPATPKPAGPVTFAKDVAPILQKNCMPCHHEGEATPFALSTYEQASAKADMIAQVVDEGRMPPWYAHPDFGTWANARTLTASDRRTIVQWIEGGKQTGDLAAIPAPPDFPTSKWIIGEPDLLLTEEDTYELPASGVIDYVYVTLPYQFPEDTWVQRIQVQPSNPKVVHHANALYTVPPAGYQDDKSFLTGRVPGGSPAIVDNGVAFLIPKGAVITVQVHYVTTGKPETNRISVGFQYAKETVCKQLRHKLLSARGFTIPPGHPAAPVSKSTAFEENSTVLGLFIHMHLRGKNSTFTAQFPDGKLETLLVVPNYSFDWQLAYVYPHDSLKKLPAGTTLECASQFDNSAFNPFNPDPTKAIEHGPQTFDEMMDGYVFYTLDNENLNIQVDPKTGQEIVKTADAR
- a CDS encoding lipoate--protein ligase family protein; this encodes MGFGLKEGACAVAHALEPWPVPMRTLDVSFAKPAENLAYDELLLNDAEEGRGTDTLRIWESPVPFVVLGVSQVLREHVRVDACERDGVRILRRTSAGGCVLQGPGCLNFTLVLSHERFPQIATIRGSYCFVLGRLAAALRARGVNASHKGISDLAVGGKKISGNAQRRRKLFILHHGTLLYAMDPELMERYLTEPSDRPQYRGNRTHRGFVKCLPLDVNDARAVFAEAFGGARPQTRAGKDEIEQVRELVNDRFSSPSWVNRR
- a CDS encoding MBL fold metallo-hydrolase, with product MYKLPVEAFPNHVTNCYLVLTDPITLIDAASGQESSNSSLLGCFERMRNEFGENVALKDVKRLILTHGHIDHFGGLHFVVEESGAAIGIHELDMSVIRHFNERLVVTAKNLHIFLERAGVGPERVNKLLEMNKWSKDLFRARPVDFTFDEGPLSGSPFELFHAPGHCPGQVCIRLDDILFTADHVLSHITPNQSPEFITRYTGLGHYMSALKKVRALPGIRVALGGHEDAIDNFPARVDASIAFHEARLERTLGLCNEPRTVAEVSRDLFGERKGYHVLLAFLETGAHMEYLYERGHLAVVNVEEVDRQYNPVLQYQRQ